One genomic region from Esox lucius isolate fEsoLuc1 chromosome 24, fEsoLuc1.pri, whole genome shotgun sequence encodes:
- the LOC114830390 gene encoding ubl carboxyl-terminal hydrolase 18-like, protein MRGLINYGTHCSINSIVQYLYETRELQDLILCVDEREYQAHNTVAMNLKALIQEMKEKERSPCDPGFLIDSMSVYSGISFNIQEDSDLVFTCIINALADGHRTGKGIRKLWDIEYEENMRCLSCNTVRSVLKNANTIPLSIEGTLPNELQEYMKQYADSTRTACDWHCTNCHRETQLEIMSKVVSLPPVVCMKLGRVRNIGRDTAHIVKIGTRFAFPETVDLKYIMKEPKASVSTIYELYAVVAHCGTHYRGHYTAYLRCGNRGWYLADDAQVSVCSWADVKNTYEAGSNLYHGVAYMLMYHRKSSSH, encoded by the coding sequence ATGCGTGGCCTGATCAATTACGGGACCCATTGCAGCATAAACAGCATTGTCCAGTACCTATACGAGACACGTGAGCTACAAGATCTCATTCTGTGCGTAGACGAGCGGGAATACCAGGCTCATAATACAGTGGCCATGAATCTCAAGGCTCTCATCCaagagatgaaagagaaggaGCGGTCACCGTGCGATCCGGGCTTTCTCATAGACTCTATGAGCGTGTACAGTGGAATATCTTTCAACATTCAGGAGGACTCTGACCTAGTGTTCACGTGCATCATCAACGCTCTAGCGGACGGACACAGGACCGGGAAAGGGATCAGAAAACTGTGGGACATTGAGTATGAGGAAAATATGCGCTGTCTTAGTTGTAACACAGTCCGATCTGTACTGAAAAACGCAAATACAATCCCCTTGTCGATCGAGGGGACTCTCCCAAACGAGCTGCAGGAATACATGAAACAGTACGCTGATAGCACGCGGACAGCGTGTGACTGGCATTGCACAAACTGCCACAGGGAAACACAGCTCGAGATCATGAGCAAGGTGGTGTCATTACCCCCGGTTGTGTGTATGAAGCTTGGACGGGTTAGAAACATTGGTAGAGATACCGCTCACATTGTAAAGATAGGAACGCGATTCGCGTTCCCAGAGACTGTGGATCTGAAATACATCATGAAAGAACCCAAAGCCAGCGTAAGCACTATATACGAGCTGTACGCAGTGGTAGCCCACTGTGGTACTCACTACCGTGGACATTACACAGCTTATCTACGTTGTGGAAATCGCGGGTGGTATCTTGCAGATGATGCTCAGGTGAGTGTGTGCTCCTGGGCGGATGTAAAGAATACCTATGAAGCAGGTTCTAACTTATACCACGGGGTTGCTTACATGCTCATGTACCACAGGAAAAGCAGCTCCCATTGA